The proteins below are encoded in one region of Pseudomonas putida S13.1.2:
- a CDS encoding septal ring lytic transglycosylase RlpA family protein has protein sequence MRAIISANSFKLLTCLAVGVVLASCSSSRPTPQSSGNVVRTQPGLDINRAHKDGAPWWDVDVNKIPDATPTVHTGNYKANPYTVLGKTYYPMQDSRNYRAEGTASWYGTKFHGQNTANGELYDLYGMSAAHKTLPLPAYVRVTNLANGRSVILRVNDRGPFYSDRIIDLSYAAAKKLGYAETGTAHVRVEGIDPQQWWAQRGQTPPMVLKEPQVAQTQALPASTGRVEQWTPPAQQHAAPVVPVQVGGNNVPGGNGGSFLQVGAFANPDAAELLRSKLSTMVSAPVFISSVVRNQQTLHRVRLGPIGSQGEIQQAQDSIRLANLGQAKLVTAD, from the coding sequence ATGCGCGCAATCATTTCTGCCAATTCCTTCAAGCTGTTGACCTGCCTCGCCGTTGGCGTGGTGCTGGCCAGCTGTTCATCCAGCCGCCCGACTCCGCAAAGCAGTGGCAACGTCGTGCGCACCCAGCCGGGCCTGGACATCAACCGTGCTCACAAGGACGGCGCGCCGTGGTGGGATGTGGATGTGAACAAGATCCCCGACGCCACGCCGACCGTGCACACCGGCAACTACAAGGCCAACCCGTACACGGTGCTGGGCAAGACTTATTACCCGATGCAGGACTCGCGCAATTACCGCGCCGAGGGCACCGCATCGTGGTACGGCACCAAGTTCCACGGCCAGAACACCGCCAACGGCGAGCTGTACGACCTGTATGGCATGAGCGCGGCGCACAAGACCCTGCCGCTGCCGGCCTACGTGCGGGTGACCAACCTGGCCAACGGCCGTAGCGTTATCCTGCGGGTGAATGACCGTGGCCCGTTCTATTCCGACCGCATCATCGACCTGTCCTACGCGGCGGCGAAAAAACTCGGCTATGCCGAGACCGGCACGGCGCATGTGCGCGTCGAGGGTATCGACCCGCAGCAGTGGTGGGCCCAGCGTGGCCAGACGCCACCGATGGTGCTGAAAGAGCCGCAGGTGGCCCAGACCCAGGCGCTCCCGGCCAGTACCGGGCGTGTCGAGCAATGGACGCCGCCGGCACAGCAGCACGCGGCGCCGGTGGTGCCGGTACAGGTGGGTGGCAACAACGTACCTGGCGGCAATGGTGGCAGCTTCCTGCAGGTGGGCGCCTTCGCCAACCCGGACGCCGCCGAACTGCTGCGCTCCAAGCTCAGCACCATGGTCAGTGCACCGGTGTTCATCAGCTCGGTCGTGCGCAACCAGCAGACCCTGCACCGCGTGCGCCTGGGGCCGATTGGCAGCCAGGGCGAGATCCAGCAAGCACAAGACAGCATCCGGCTGGCGAACTTGGGGCAGGCCAAGCTGGTCACAGCTGACTGA
- a CDS encoding D-alanyl-D-alanine carboxypeptidase family protein yields MNITNLAKRLCLPVLLLITPAAFAAEQMTPAPPQLAAKSYVLMDASSGNVLVENNGDERLPPASLTKLMTAYIATLDIRRGQIGENDPVTVSENAWRTGGSRMFIKVGSQVTVSDLLHGIIIQSGNDASVALSEHIAGSEDAFADMMNKTAADLGMTNSHFMNPTGLPNPEHYSSAHDMATLARAIITVDPAHYAIYSQKEFFWNNIKQPNRNLLLWRDKTVDGLKTGHTDEAGYCMVASAVRDGQRLIAVVFGTNSEQSRAAETQKLLTYGFRFFETQTFYQKGTELTQAPVWKGATSQIKAGLADDLTMTMPKGQLKRLQASMTMNPQLTAPIAKGDVIGKVEVKLDEKVVHSADLIALDGVEEGGFFRRMWDSIRLFFFGLFN; encoded by the coding sequence ATGAACATCACCAACCTTGCCAAACGACTTTGCCTGCCTGTACTGCTGCTGATCACGCCTGCCGCCTTCGCGGCAGAGCAGATGACGCCGGCGCCACCGCAACTGGCAGCCAAGTCCTACGTACTCATGGACGCGTCCAGCGGCAACGTGCTGGTCGAGAACAACGGTGACGAGCGTCTGCCGCCAGCCAGCCTGACCAAGCTGATGACCGCCTACATCGCCACCCTGGACATCCGCCGCGGCCAGATCGGTGAGAACGACCCGGTTACCGTCAGCGAAAACGCCTGGCGTACCGGCGGTTCGCGCATGTTCATCAAGGTCGGCAGCCAGGTGACTGTCAGCGACCTGCTGCACGGCATCATCATCCAGTCCGGCAACGACGCCTCGGTCGCCCTGTCCGAGCACATCGCCGGCAGCGAAGATGCCTTCGCCGACATGATGAACAAGACGGCTGCCGACCTGGGCATGACCAACAGCCACTTCATGAACCCGACTGGCCTGCCGAACCCGGAGCACTACTCGTCGGCGCACGACATGGCCACCCTGGCCCGTGCGATCATCACCGTCGACCCGGCCCACTACGCCATCTACTCGCAGAAAGAGTTCTTCTGGAACAACATCAAGCAGCCTAACCGCAACCTGCTGCTGTGGCGTGACAAGACCGTCGATGGCCTGAAGACCGGCCATACCGACGAAGCCGGTTACTGCATGGTGGCTTCGGCCGTTCGCGATGGCCAGCGCCTGATCGCCGTGGTGTTCGGCACCAACAGCGAGCAGTCCCGTGCTGCCGAAACCCAGAAGCTGCTGACCTACGGTTTCCGCTTCTTCGAAACCCAGACCTTCTACCAGAAGGGCACCGAGCTGACCCAGGCCCCGGTCTGGAAGGGCGCCACCAGCCAGATCAAGGCTGGCCTGGCCGACGACCTGACCATGACTATGCCTAAAGGCCAATTGAAGCGCCTGCAGGCTTCGATGACCATGAACCCGCAGCTCACCGCGCCAATCGCCAAAGGTGACGTGATCGGCAAAGTGGAAGTCAAACTGGACGAGAAAGTGGTTCACAGCGCCGACCTGATCGCCCTCGATGGCGTCGAGGAAGGTGGTTTCTTCCGCCGTATGTGGGATAGCATCCGTCTATTCTTCTTCGGGTTGTTCAACTGA
- a CDS encoding DUF493 domain-containing protein, with translation MSEPDVKSHKIEFPCADYPIKVIGDTGVGFKDTVIEILSKHAKVDLSTLAERQSKEGKYTTVQLHIVAESEDQLHDINSALRATGIVKMVL, from the coding sequence ATGAGCGAACCAGACGTCAAGTCGCACAAGATCGAATTCCCTTGCGCTGATTACCCGATCAAGGTAATCGGTGATACCGGTGTCGGCTTCAAGGACACGGTAATCGAGATCCTCAGCAAGCACGCCAAGGTCGACCTTTCCACGTTGGCTGAACGCCAGAGCAAGGAAGGCAAGTACACCACCGTGCAGTTGCACATCGTTGCCGAAAGCGAAGACCAGTTGCACGATATCAACAGCGCCCTGCGCGCTACCGGCATCGTGAAAATGGTGCTCTGA
- the lipB gene encoding lipoyl(octanoyl) transferase LipB codes for MSACLGFRELGLQPYEPVLEAMRRFTEQRSPDSQDEIWLVEHPAVFTQGQAGKAEHLLVPGDIPVVQTDRGGQVTYHGPGQQVAYLLLDVRRLGFGVRELVSRIEQALIGLLASYDVQASAKPDAPGVYVDGAKIASLGLRIRNGRSFHGLALNVDMDLAPFRRINPCGYAGLAMTQLRDLAGPIELDEVRTRLRGQLVKHLDYAEQTTLTGGID; via the coding sequence ATGTCCGCCTGTCTCGGTTTTCGCGAGCTTGGCCTGCAGCCCTATGAACCGGTGCTGGAGGCCATGCGTCGCTTTACCGAGCAGCGCAGCCCGGACAGCCAGGATGAAATCTGGCTGGTCGAGCACCCCGCAGTCTTCACCCAGGGCCAGGCCGGCAAGGCCGAGCACCTGCTGGTGCCGGGCGACATCCCGGTGGTGCAGACCGACCGCGGTGGCCAGGTGACCTACCATGGCCCCGGTCAGCAGGTGGCCTACCTGCTGCTGGACGTGCGCCGGCTGGGCTTTGGCGTACGCGAGCTGGTCAGCCGTATCGAACAGGCCTTGATCGGCCTGCTCGCCAGTTACGACGTGCAGGCATCGGCCAAGCCCGATGCCCCGGGCGTCTATGTCGACGGAGCGAAGATCGCCTCCCTCGGCCTGCGAATTCGCAACGGCCGTTCGTTCCACGGCCTTGCCCTGAACGTGGACATGGACCTTGCGCCATTCCGCCGAATCAACCCCTGCGGCTATGCGGGGCTGGCCATGACCCAGCTGCGCGATCTGGCAGGCCCGATCGAACTCGACGAGGTCAGGACAAGGCTGCGCGGACAGCTGGTCAAGCACCTCGACTACGCTGAGCAGACGACCCTCACGGGCGGAATCGACTGA
- the lipA gene encoding lipoyl synthase has product MTTVQEAVPNLIPTQDATPRQAPKKVEAGVKLRGADKVARIPVKIIPTDELPKKPDWIRVRIPVSPEVDRIKQLLRKHKLHSVCEEASCPNLGECFSGGTATFMIMGDICTRRCPFCDVGHGRPKPLDLDEPKNLAVAIADLRLKYVVITSVDRDDLRDGGAQHFADCIREIRALSPGVQLETLVPDYRGRMDVALAITAQEPPDVFNHNLETVPRLYKAARPGSDYDWSLDLLQKFKQMVPHVPTKSGLMLGLGETDEEVIEVMHRMREHEIDMLTLGQYLQPSRSHLPVQRFVHPDTFAWFAEEGYKMGFKNVASGPLVRSSYHADQQAHEAKIKL; this is encoded by the coding sequence ATGACAACTGTGCAAGAAGCCGTGCCGAACCTGATCCCTACCCAGGATGCCACCCCGCGCCAAGCGCCGAAGAAGGTGGAAGCTGGGGTTAAACTGCGTGGTGCCGACAAAGTTGCGCGCATCCCGGTAAAGATCATCCCTACCGACGAGCTGCCGAAAAAGCCTGACTGGATCCGCGTGCGTATCCCGGTGTCGCCCGAGGTAGACCGTATCAAGCAACTGCTGCGCAAGCACAAGCTGCACAGCGTTTGCGAAGAGGCCTCCTGCCCGAACCTGGGTGAATGCTTCTCCGGTGGTACCGCCACCTTCATGATCATGGGTGACATCTGCACCCGTCGTTGCCCGTTCTGCGACGTTGGCCACGGCCGACCGAAGCCACTGGACCTGGACGAGCCAAAAAACCTGGCTGTCGCCATTGCCGACCTGCGCCTGAAGTACGTGGTGATCACCTCGGTGGACCGCGACGACCTGCGTGACGGCGGTGCCCAGCACTTTGCCGACTGCATCCGCGAAATTCGCGCGCTGTCGCCGGGTGTGCAGCTGGAAACCCTGGTGCCGGACTACCGTGGCCGCATGGACGTTGCGTTGGCGATCACTGCGCAAGAGCCGCCAGATGTGTTCAACCACAACCTCGAGACTGTGCCGCGCCTGTACAAGGCCGCGCGTCCGGGTTCGGATTACGACTGGTCGCTGGACCTGCTGCAGAAGTTCAAGCAGATGGTGCCGCACGTACCGACCAAGTCGGGCCTGATGCTCGGCCTGGGCGAGACTGACGAAGAAGTGATCGAGGTCATGCACCGCATGCGTGAGCATGAAATCGACATGCTCACCCTCGGCCAGTACCTGCAGCCATCGCGTAGCCACCTGCCGGTGCAACGTTTCGTTCACCCGGACACCTTCGCCTGGTTCGCCGAGGAAGGTTACAAGATGGGCTTCAAGAACGTCGCCTCCGGCCCGCTGGTGCGTTCTTCGTACCACGCTGACCAGCAGGCTCACGAAGCCAAGATCAAGCTCTGA
- a CDS encoding S66 peptidase family protein, whose protein sequence is MNCAETFQPRLPAALPANACFAIVAPAGAARLDTHKVSQWFAERGYRCRIYPGALQAQGYLAGPDQQRLQDLHDAFADPAIDAILCMRGGYGSMRLLDQLDFELIRRNPKPLIGYSDITALHTAIYRHSGLVTFHGGMLNADLLGAKLPPTESSLLAQLGGHVRAGEPIVHPADYALSSVLPGVASGALLGGNLSMLGATMGTLAELDTQGCILFIEDVNEPLYRVDRLLTQLRLAGKLEGVKGVLVGDFAGITTAALAPLLEQTFAPLGVPVLAGWRSGHCDPNVCLPLGARVRLDSDRQSLVLEQDLFKA, encoded by the coding sequence ATGAATTGCGCCGAAACCTTCCAACCTCGCCTGCCAGCCGCGCTGCCGGCTAACGCCTGCTTTGCCATTGTCGCGCCAGCGGGCGCGGCGCGGCTGGATACGCACAAAGTCAGCCAGTGGTTTGCTGAGCGCGGCTACCGTTGCCGTATCTACCCGGGTGCCCTGCAGGCGCAAGGTTACCTGGCAGGGCCGGACCAACAGCGCCTGCAAGACCTGCACGATGCTTTTGCCGACCCGGCCATCGACGCCATCCTGTGCATGCGCGGCGGCTATGGCAGCATGCGCTTGCTCGACCAGCTCGATTTCGAGCTGATTCGGCGCAACCCCAAGCCGTTGATCGGCTACAGCGACATTACCGCACTGCACACCGCGATCTACCGGCATAGCGGGTTGGTCACCTTCCATGGGGGGATGCTCAATGCCGACCTGCTGGGGGCCAAGTTGCCACCCACCGAGTCGTCGTTGCTGGCGCAGCTGGGTGGGCATGTGCGGGCTGGCGAGCCGATCGTGCACCCGGCGGACTATGCCTTGAGCAGTGTGTTGCCGGGTGTGGCCAGCGGTGCGCTGCTGGGCGGTAACCTGTCTATGTTGGGCGCGACCATGGGGACGCTTGCCGAGCTGGATACCCAGGGCTGCATCTTGTTCATCGAGGACGTCAATGAGCCGTTGTACCGGGTGGACCGGTTGCTGACCCAGTTGCGCCTGGCGGGCAAGCTGGAGGGAGTGAAGGGCGTGCTGGTGGGGGACTTTGCCGGGATTACCACGGCGGCGTTGGCGCCGTTGCTGGAGCAGACGTTCGCGCCGTTGGGTGTACCGGTGCTGGCGGGGTGGCGCAGTGGGCATTGCGACCCGAATGTGTGCTTGCCGTTGGGGGCTCGGGTAAGGCTGGACAGTGATCGGCAGAGCCTGGTGCTGGAGCAGGATCTGTTCAAGGCTTGA
- a CDS encoding lytic murein transglycosylase produces MLFRLIPRWETRQLIAASSFILLVACAEKPTAADALPLAPAQPAPVVTVPGTTPDVSTEIQPLQTFAQWQAGFRQQALQAGISPSTFDSAFLGVTPDMDVIKADRSQPEFTRPVWEYLEGALSPLRVRNGKKLLEQNAELLARLEQRYGVDRQVLVAVWGMESNFGQFQGNKSVIRSLATLAYEGRRPQFAQDQLIAALQIIQHGDIQPEAMRGSWAGAMGQTQFIPTTYNTHAVDFDGDGRRDIWNSTPDALASTAHYLQSSGWKRGQPWGFEVQVPAGFDFWQADGALRKPVSEWLAMGVTLPAGTQLPANSNQLSAALLLPAGARGPAFLVLDNFRAILKYNNSSSYALAVSLLGDRFSGWGFIAGSWPKEDLPLSRSERMELQNLLNSRGHEAGNADGIIGANTRKAIRTAQQGLGWPADGYPTHKLLESLRQP; encoded by the coding sequence ATGCTCTTCCGTCTTATCCCCCGTTGGGAAACCCGCCAGCTGATCGCGGCCTCCAGCTTCATCCTGCTTGTGGCCTGCGCGGAAAAGCCCACCGCTGCCGACGCACTGCCGCTGGCCCCTGCCCAACCCGCTCCAGTGGTGACTGTGCCCGGCACAACGCCCGACGTCAGCACTGAAATCCAGCCTTTGCAAACCTTCGCCCAGTGGCAGGCAGGCTTCCGCCAGCAAGCCCTGCAAGCCGGTATCTCGCCGAGTACGTTCGACAGCGCCTTCCTCGGCGTCACCCCCGACATGGACGTGATCAAGGCCGACCGCAGCCAGCCAGAGTTCACCCGCCCGGTATGGGAATACCTCGAAGGCGCCCTGTCGCCTCTGCGCGTGCGCAACGGCAAAAAGCTGCTGGAGCAGAACGCCGAGCTGCTGGCCCGCCTCGAGCAACGCTACGGCGTTGACCGCCAGGTGCTGGTCGCGGTGTGGGGCATGGAAAGCAACTTTGGCCAGTTCCAGGGCAACAAATCTGTAATTCGTTCGCTGGCTACGCTGGCCTATGAGGGCCGCCGCCCGCAGTTCGCCCAGGACCAGCTCATCGCCGCGCTGCAGATCATCCAGCATGGTGACATCCAGCCCGAGGCCATGCGTGGTTCGTGGGCCGGCGCCATGGGCCAGACCCAGTTCATCCCGACCACCTACAACACCCATGCCGTGGACTTCGACGGTGATGGCCGCCGCGACATCTGGAACAGTACACCGGATGCCCTGGCCTCGACTGCGCACTACCTGCAAAGCTCGGGCTGGAAGCGTGGTCAGCCATGGGGCTTCGAGGTACAAGTGCCGGCTGGTTTCGATTTCTGGCAAGCCGATGGCGCGCTGCGCAAACCGGTGAGCGAGTGGCTGGCCATGGGCGTGACACTGCCGGCAGGCACGCAGTTGCCCGCCAACAGCAACCAGCTGTCTGCCGCCTTGCTGCTGCCGGCTGGCGCGCGCGGGCCAGCGTTCCTGGTACTGGACAACTTCCGCGCCATTCTCAAGTACAACAACTCGTCGTCCTATGCCTTGGCGGTCAGCCTGCTGGGGGATCGCTTCAGCGGCTGGGGCTTTATTGCCGGCAGCTGGCCGAAAGAAGACCTGCCGCTCAGCCGCAGCGAACGCATGGAGCTGCAGAACTTGCTGAACAGCCGTGGGCACGAGGCCGGGAATGCCGATGGCATCATCGGTGCCAATACCCGCAAGGCCATTCGCACTGCCCAGCAGGGGCTGGGGTGGCCAGCAGATGGCTACCCGACCCACAAGCTGCTCGAGAGCCTGCGCCAGCCGTGA
- the arfA gene encoding alternative ribosome rescue factor ArfA — MSKKPKKHGPNKAKSIIAQPLFRCRQEQPDKGKGSYRREAFQSRDWEASYFLAA, encoded by the coding sequence ATGAGCAAAAAGCCGAAAAAGCACGGCCCCAACAAGGCCAAGTCCATCATCGCCCAGCCACTGTTCCGCTGCCGCCAGGAACAACCGGACAAGGGCAAAGGCAGCTACCGCCGCGAAGCCTTCCAATCGAGAGATTGGGAGGCTTCCTACTTTTTGGCAGCATGA
- the holA gene encoding DNA polymerase III subunit delta — protein MKLAPAQLNKHLQGALAPVYVVSGDDPLLCQEAADAIRNAARQQGFDERQVFSADANFDWGTLLQAGASLSLFAQRRLLELRLPSGKPGDKGAAALMEYCANPAEDTLLLVSLPKLDGSAQKTKWGKALIEGAHCQFIQIWPVDVHQLPQWINQRLQQAGLSAQRDAVDLIAARVEGNLLAAAQEIEKLKLLADGNQITVETVQAAVADSARFDVFGLVDAILNGEAAHALRMLEGLRGEGVEPPVILWALARELRQLAGLAQQFSQGVPLDKAFSQARPPIWDKRRPLVSKALQRLSAQRWGQLLQDAQRIDAQIKGQAEGSPWTGLARLSLLMAGQRLTLPPE, from the coding sequence ATGAAACTCGCCCCCGCCCAACTCAACAAGCACCTTCAAGGCGCCCTTGCACCGGTCTACGTGGTCAGCGGCGACGACCCGCTGCTGTGCCAGGAAGCCGCTGACGCCATCCGCAACGCGGCACGTCAGCAAGGTTTTGACGAACGCCAGGTCTTCAGTGCCGACGCCAACTTCGACTGGGGTACCCTGCTCCAGGCTGGCGCCAGCCTGTCGCTTTTCGCCCAGCGCCGCCTGCTGGAACTGCGCCTGCCTTCGGGCAAGCCCGGTGACAAGGGCGCCGCCGCACTGATGGAATACTGCGCCAACCCCGCCGAAGACACCTTGCTGCTGGTCAGCCTGCCCAAGCTCGACGGCAGCGCGCAGAAGACCAAGTGGGGCAAGGCCTTGATCGAAGGTGCGCACTGCCAGTTCATCCAGATCTGGCCGGTGGATGTGCACCAGTTGCCACAGTGGATCAACCAGCGGCTGCAGCAAGCCGGCCTGTCGGCGCAACGTGACGCTGTCGACCTGATCGCTGCGCGCGTGGAAGGCAACCTGCTGGCCGCCGCGCAGGAAATCGAAAAGCTCAAGCTGCTCGCCGACGGCAACCAGATCACCGTGGAAACCGTGCAGGCCGCCGTCGCCGACAGCGCCCGCTTCGATGTCTTCGGCCTGGTCGACGCCATTCTCAACGGCGAAGCTGCGCATGCCCTGCGCATGCTCGAAGGCTTGCGGGGTGAAGGTGTAGAACCACCCGTGATCCTCTGGGCCCTGGCCCGCGAGCTGCGCCAACTGGCTGGGCTGGCCCAACAGTTCAGCCAGGGGGTGCCGCTGGACAAAGCCTTTAGCCAGGCCCGCCCGCCGATCTGGGACAAACGCCGACCGCTGGTCAGCAAAGCCCTGCAGCGCCTGTCGGCGCAGCGCTGGGGGCAGTTGCTGCAGGACGCCCAGCGTATTGATGCGCAGATCAAGGGCCAGGCCGAGGGCTCGCCCTGGACGGGGCTTGCGCGCTTGTCGCTGTTGATGGCGGGGCAGCGCCTTACCCTCCCCCCCGAGTAA
- the lptE gene encoding LPS assembly lipoprotein LptE — MIKRNLLVIGLAVMLSACGFQLRGTGSTELSVKEMDVSARNAYGPTVVELREVLKRSGVNVHAGAPYRLVLTNEQERERSATYNSGNRTAEYELTTELNYSIQGLNNLELLSDKLQVRKVYVRDASNITGSEQEATRARAEMRRDLVNAMVVRLQMLSPSQLDELQRKADERAKAEADALEAARRQQAETPQQSPLEVPGN; from the coding sequence ATGATCAAACGCAATTTGCTGGTAATCGGCCTGGCGGTCATGCTCAGCGCCTGCGGTTTCCAGCTGCGCGGCACCGGCTCCACCGAGCTGAGTGTGAAGGAAATGGACGTCAGCGCACGCAATGCCTACGGCCCGACCGTGGTCGAGCTGCGCGAGGTACTGAAGCGCAGCGGTGTCAACGTGCATGCCGGCGCACCTTACCGCCTGGTGCTGACCAACGAGCAGGAGCGCGAGCGCTCGGCAACCTACAACAGCGGCAACCGTACCGCCGAGTACGAGCTGACCACAGAGCTGAACTACAGCATCCAGGGCCTGAACAACCTGGAGCTGCTGAGCGACAAGCTGCAAGTGCGCAAGGTCTACGTGCGTGACGCCTCGAACATCACCGGTTCAGAACAGGAAGCCACCCGCGCCCGCGCAGAAATGCGCCGCGACCTGGTCAACGCCATGGTCGTCCGCCTGCAGATGCTGAGCCCTTCCCAGCTGGACGAGCTGCAACGCAAAGCCGACGAACGCGCCAAGGCCGAAGCCGACGCGCTGGAGGCCGCCCGCCGTCAGCAGGCCGAAACGCCTCAACAGTCGCCACTGGAAGTACCGGGCAACTAA